The genomic region CAAAAGAGGACATAGTACGAATTCATGCATCCTCAGGTACAAGTGGCAAACCAACAGTTGTTGGTTATACTAAGAATGATATCGAGAACTGGTCAGATCTCATGGCAAGGAACCTCACAATGGCAGGTCTTGACAGCAGTGATGTTTTTCAGAATGCAGTTAATTACGGGCTTTTTACAGGCGGTCTTGGTTTCCATTATGGTGCTGAAAGAATGGGCGCCATGACAGTGCCAAGTGGTACGGGAAATACAGCCAGGCAACTTGAGATGATGATTGACTTCGGTGTTACAGCTGTTCACTGTACTCCTTCTTATGCACTTTATCTTGCAGAAACAGCAAAGGACATGGATATTGTAGACAAACTTTCCTTAAAAGTAGGTTGTTTTGGCGCAGAACCATGGTCATCCAATACGAGAAAACAGCTTGAAAATGCTCTTAATATCAAAGCATATGATTCATATGGCCTTTCAGAACTCATGGGGCCAGGTGTTGCTTTTGAGTGCGAGGAGCAGGACGGTCTTCACATATGGAGTGACCATTTCTATGTTGAAGTTCTTGACGAGAATGATGAGCAGGTTGCAGAAGGTGAGAAAGGAGAACTTGTACTCACATCCCTGACCAAAGAAGCTCTTCCGATAATAAGATACAGGACCGGTGACATTACACGTCTTCTTGAGAGTGAATGCTCATGTGGTCGTACAACACCACGTATTTCAAGGCTTCTTGGAAGGGCAGATGATATGCTCATTGTAAGAGGTATCAACGTGTTCCCATCACAGATTGAGGATGTCATTGTGGATATTCCTGAAGTCACAGAACATTTCCAGGTTATTCTTGACAGGAATGCCAAGATGCTTGATGAAATTACTGTCAGGGTAGAGCTTGAGGAGAATGCATTCACAGGTGAACTTAAAGACCTTGCAGCTGTTCGCAGGCATGTAGAGAACGAACTCAAGAGTGTGCTCAATATCAGGACAAATGTGGATCTTGTTGAGAAAGGTTCTATCCCAAGAACAGCAGGAAAGTCACAGAAAGTTGTCGACAGAAGAAGCATCCTATAATTGCTTTTAATAAATATTAATATCAAATCTCAGGTGAAAGAATGCCACATGTTATGGAACTTCTTGGAAAAGCCAGAGTCGTTGTAGAGAATGAAAAGGTTGTAGAGGTTGGTGAACCTTTAATCGGCTGGTGTCCTATTTTTGACAAAGCCCGAGGTATAACTGAAATCACAAAGGAAGAGATCAGGAAAAATATGGAATTCCGCATAAAGGATTTCGGTCTCTTTACAAACAAACGTCAGCTTGACATGGATATTTTCGTAGGTTTTGGCGCATCAGAAACAATGATGACAGGACTTACCAGTGGTCTGCTGGATACAACTGTTACCGCATGTGATGGTGCAGGAACAGTAATTTCCAATAATCCAAATCTTGTTCAGGGAATCGGAGCACGTATCTCCGGTCTTGTTGAAACAGAACCTATTGATGAGACTATTAACGGAATAAATGAACGTGGTGGAATTGTCCTTGACCCTTCAACTGCCAGAATCGACCCTGTTGCAGGAGTCAGAAAAGCAGCACAACTTGGCTACAGGAAAATAGCTGTTACCGTTGTTTTCCCGGAAACTGCCAGACAGTTGCGTGATCTTGAAAAAGAACTTGACATTGAGCTTGTGATTATAGGTGCACATGTAACGGGTATTAACAAACAGGCAGCACAGGGCCTGATTGATTCAACTGATATCCTGACAAGTTGTGCCTCAAAGCATGTACGGGAACTTGTACAGCCATTGGTTCAGGTTGGCAGTGCTGTTCCTCTTTTTGGACTTACAAAACGTGGAAAGGACTTGCTTCTTGAAAGGGCAAAGGAAGTCGATTCTCCTCTGTTTGTCAGTTCATCAAAACTTCCATCATTACCTGAAACAAAACAACCAAGAGAACTGGTTTGATAAACCAGCTTTCTTTTTTATTGGTATTATTGTTTTTAGCCGATTAACACGTAACTTCAACTAAATTTGAATTCTATTTTTCAGGAATCTGAAGTTTATTCTTCTTCCTGTACGTCATCCCATTGAATATCGCAACGGTATCTCCCTGGTCATCTGTAATGTTTACAACGTAGGTTGATATTTTCGGGTTGATGGATGTTTCCTTTGCTTCTGCATAAAGAGTGCCTTCTACTGCGGCTTTGACAAAGGATATGTCGGCATTGATAGCAACAGCAACAGTCCCATAGGAATTTGAAGCAGCAGCAAATGCCATATCTGCAAGTGTAAATATTGCTCCGCCGTGCACAGTGCCCAGGATATTGTGATGTCTTTTTTCTATCCTCATTTCGGCTTTAGCATAGCCTTCTGAGACTTCAGTTATTTTCATGCCGGAATTTGATGCGAAACATTCCTGAGAAAAATATCTTTGGATATCATTCATGTTTTCCATAAAAACCCTCATTGAGTGATGTCCCACTCAGTTTGTTTTCTTCATACTTATATTAGTTGTTAATTGGTCGGTTAATTGTTTGCAGATAATATCTGAGATGATTAATCATGATAAATAAGGGTTAGCTATATATACAAATAAGATATAGTCTATCATGATAAAACATGACAGAATATTACGTTAATCACAGCCCATACAGTTTTGGAACATTCTTCCTTTCACTGATGATCGCTCTCATAACCTATTACTCATTCCTCAGCTACCACGGTGTAGTTTGATTTGTACCACAAAGAAGGATTGGGTCTATTTGGGGACTAGTGTAGAAAAGAGCATAAATGGATGATACGATCCATTTGCTCTTTTCCCTTCATATGTCATCAATCTACAACAACATTTGTTAGTTGTTTTTTTATTGTGCCTGGTTCTTGTTTCTATCATTTTCATCATTTTCTTATGTCTTTCCTTTATTCAAAGTTCAGAATACATAGTTATATTTAAGTTTTAACAAACATTTAGCATTTAATTAATATATATCTTCAATTTCTTAGTATGTGGCGTTTTAATATGGATATATATTTTTGACAATATAAAACACTGCTAATTTTTGGGCTGTTTTGCAAAATATTTATATTGCACTGAGTAATTGCTTTACTTTACAGGACAAAAAAATTGCTACTTACGGACCGGTTAAAAGGCAGACAATTTATTTGTTTACCATGGGCTGTTTGAAGTGACAATTAGAGTAGGGGTAATAGGTGTGTTAGGTAATGATAAAGTAGATGATATTGCTGATTTGGACTCAATGGATATACCCGACTCGGTAAAACGGGAATTATTTCAAAAAACAGCTCTTCTTTC from Methanolobus tindarius DSM 2278 harbors:
- a CDS encoding PaaI family thioesterase, with amino-acid sequence MENMNDIQRYFSQECFASNSGMKITEVSEGYAKAEMRIEKRHHNILGTVHGGAIFTLADMAFAAASNSYGTVAVAINADISFVKAAVEGTLYAEAKETSINPKISTYVVNITDDQGDTVAIFNGMTYRKKNKLQIPEK
- a CDS encoding methanogenesis marker 8 protein — encoded protein: MPHVMELLGKARVVVENEKVVEVGEPLIGWCPIFDKARGITEITKEEIRKNMEFRIKDFGLFTNKRQLDMDIFVGFGASETMMTGLTSGLLDTTVTACDGAGTVISNNPNLVQGIGARISGLVETEPIDETINGINERGGIVLDPSTARIDPVAGVRKAAQLGYRKIAVTVVFPETARQLRDLEKELDIELVIIGAHVTGINKQAAQGLIDSTDILTSCASKHVRELVQPLVQVGSAVPLFGLTKRGKDLLLERAKEVDSPLFVSSSKLPSLPETKQPRELV
- a CDS encoding phenylacetate--CoA ligase family protein: MRYWQPKYETMKKDELAELQLKRLKKTAAAVYNNVPFYKDKFRQLGITPDDIKSLDDISKLPTTRKTDLRDNYPFNLFAVPKEDIVRIHASSGTSGKPTVVGYTKNDIENWSDLMARNLTMAGLDSSDVFQNAVNYGLFTGGLGFHYGAERMGAMTVPSGTGNTARQLEMMIDFGVTAVHCTPSYALYLAETAKDMDIVDKLSLKVGCFGAEPWSSNTRKQLENALNIKAYDSYGLSELMGPGVAFECEEQDGLHIWSDHFYVEVLDENDEQVAEGEKGELVLTSLTKEALPIIRYRTGDITRLLESECSCGRTTPRISRLLGRADDMLIVRGINVFPSQIEDVIVDIPEVTEHFQVILDRNAKMLDEITVRVELEENAFTGELKDLAAVRRHVENELKSVLNIRTNVDLVEKGSIPRTAGKSQKVVDRRSIL